In Macadamia integrifolia cultivar HAES 741 chromosome 5, SCU_Mint_v3, whole genome shotgun sequence, a single window of DNA contains:
- the LOC122078978 gene encoding glutamate decarboxylase-like encodes MIAHLFNAPLGDSETAVGVGTVGSSEAIMLAGLAFKRKWQNKRKAEGKPYDKPNIVTGANVQVCWEKFARYFEVELKEVKLREGYYVMDPKKAVEMVDENTICVAAILGSTLNGEFEDVKRLNDLLVEKNKLTGWDTSIHVDAASGGFIAPFIYPELEWDFRLPLVKSINVSGHKYGLVYAGIGWAIWRSKEDLPEELIFHINYLGTDQPTFTLNFSKGSSQVIAQYYQLIRLGYEGYQNVMENCRENMIVLREGLEKTGRFNIVSKDNGVPLVAFSLKDNRKHNEFEVSDLLRRFGWIVPAYTMPADAQHVTVLRVVIREDFSRTLAERLVLDIEKVLHELDTLPSKISAKLTMENKEKKACRNGSVVLKKTALETQLEITTAWKKLVLEKKINGVC; translated from the exons ATGATAGCACATCTATTCAATGCTCCACTTGGGGACTCCGAGACTGCCGTCGGTGTTGGAACCGTGGGTTCGTCGGAGGCGATAATGCTTGCCGGGCTTGCTTTCAAGAGGAAGTGGCAGAACAAGAGGAAGGCTGAGGGCAAACCCTACGATAAACCTAATATAGTCACCGGAGCCAATGTTCAG GTCTGCTGGGAGAAATTCGCAAGGTACTTTGAGGTTGAGCTGAAGGAGGTGAAGCTTAGGGAAGGCTACTATGTGATGGACCCCAAGAAAGCTGTCGAAATGGTTGACGAGAACACCATTTGTGTCGCTGCTATTTTGGGTTCGACCCTTAACGGGGAGTTCGAAGATGTCAAGCGATTGAATGATCTCTTGGTAGAAAAGAACAAGCTAACAGG ATGGGATACttcaattcatgttgatgcAGCTAGCGGTGGATTCATTGCACCATTCATTTACCCAGAGCTCGAATGGGACTTCCGGTTGCCACTGGTTAAGAGCATCAACGTTAGCGGCCACAAATACGGTCTTGTCTACGCCGGTATTGGTTGGGCCATCTGGAGGAGCAAGGAAGACTTGCCTGAAGAACTCATCTTCCACATTAACTACCTTGGAACTGATCAACCCACCTTCACCCTTAACTTCTCTAAAG GTTCTAGCCAAGTTATTGCTCAGTATTATCAACTAATTCGCTTGGGCTATGAG ggttacCAAAATGTCATGGAGAATTGCCGGGAAAATATGATAGTGCTAAGAGAAGGATTGGAGAAGACAGGGAGGTTCAACATTGTCTCAAAGGACAATGGGGTTCCACTTGTGGCATTCTCTCTTAAGGACAATAGGAAGCATAATGAGTTTGAGGTATCGGACTTGTTGAGAAGGTTTGGATGGATTGTGCCGGCCTACACAATGCCAGCGGATGCACAACATGTAACTGTCCTTCGTGTTGTGATCCGAGAAGATTTCTCCCGCACCCTTGCTGAGCGACTTGTGCTGGATATTGAGAAGGTATTGCATGAGCTTGACACTCTACCCTCCAAGATTTCGGCTAAATTGACAATGGAGaataaagagaagaaagcatGTCGTAATGGAAGTGTTGTATTGAAGAAGACCGCTTTAGAGACTCAGTTGGAGATTACTACGGCCTGGAAGAAGCTTGTTTTGGAGAAGAAGATTAACGGTGTTTGCTAA